In a single window of the Drosophila subpulchrella strain 33 F10 #4 breed RU33 chromosome X, RU_Dsub_v1.1 Primary Assembly, whole genome shotgun sequence genome:
- the LOC119556161 gene encoding protein vav isoform X2 encodes MASSNSNSFGGVAGVNGDLWRECVAWLTRCKVIPPDHKAAQADAEIRILAMTLRDGVLLCNLVIHLDPSSMDPREFNRKPQMAQFLCSKNIKLFLDVCHNNFGIRDADLFEPTMLYDLTNFHRVLITLSKLSQCRKVQQLHPDLVGFNLQLSPSERSHSDEAIYKDLHSTTTDNIACNGTGYDHTNTKEEEVYQDLCALHRTSRSQTASSTSFEQRDYVIRELIDTESNYLDVLTALKTKFMGPLERHLNQDELRVIFPRIRELADIHTRFLDKLRESLTPNAKLKMAQVFLEFREPFLIYGEYCSCLLGAIDYLADVCKKNQIIDQLVQKCERDYNVGKLQLRDILSVPMQRILKYHLLLDKLVKETSPLHDDYRSLERAKEAMIDVSQYINEVKRDSDHLVIIQKVKDSIFDLHLLQNGNGSDLLQYGRLLLDGELHIKAHEDQKTKLRYAFVFDKILIMVKALHIKTGDMQYTYRDSHNLADYRVEQSHSRRTLGRDTRFKYQLLLARKSGKTAFTLYLKSEHERDKWRKALTEAMESLEPPGCRSTDHKMEIYTFDAPTTCRHCSKFLKGRIHQGYRCKVCQISVHKGCISSTGRCKQNPVSVPPPVCDRQLSEFNWFAGNMDRETAAHRLENRRIGTYLLRVRPQGPSTAHETMYALSLKTDDHVIKHMKINQENSGDSMLYCLSSRRHFKTIVELVSYYERNDLGENFAGLNQSLQWPYKEVIATALYDYEPKAGSNQLQLRTDCQVLVIGKDGDSKGWWRGKIGDTVGYFPKEYVQEQKLASEEL; translated from the exons AtggccagcagcaacagcaacagtttcgggggcgtggcaggcgTGAACGGGGATCTGTGGCGCGAATGCGTCGCCTGGCTAACCAGGTGCAAGGTCATCCCGCCCGACCACAAGGCCGCCCAGGCGGACGCCGAGATCCGCATCCTGGCGATGACGCTGCGCGACGGCGTGCTGCTCTGCAACCTGGTCATCCACCTGGACCCCAGCAGCATGGACCCGCGCGAGTTCAATCGCAAGCCGCAAATGGCACAG TTCCTGTGCAGCAAGAACATCAAGCTCTTCCTGGACGTGTGCCACAACAACTTTGGGATCCGCGACGCCGATCTCTTCGAGCCGACGATGCTGTACGACCTGACCAACTTCCACCGCGTCCTCATCACGCTCTCCAAGCTGTCGCAGTGCCGCAAGGTGCAGCAATTGCACCCGGATCTTGT GGGCTTCAACCTGCAGCTGTCGCCCAGTGAGCGTTCCCATTCGGACGAGGCCATCTACAAGGACCTGCATTCCAC TACCACCGACAATATTGCATGCAATGGAACCGGTTACGACCACACCAACACAAAAGAAGAGGAGGTGTACCAAGATCTGTGCGCGCTGCACAGGACGAGTAGAAGCCAG ACCGCCTCGTCGACGAGCTTCGAGCAGCGCGACTATGTCATCCGGGAGCTGATCGACACGGAATCCAACTACCTGGACGTGCTCACGGCGCTGAAGACTAAGTTCATGGGACCGCTGGAGCGGCATCTCAATCAGGACGAGCTGCGTGTCATATTCCCGCGCATCAGA GAGCTGGCCGACATCCACACAAGGTTCCTGGACAAACTGCGGGAATCCCTGACGCCCAATGCCAAACTGAAGATGGCCCAGGTGTTCCTCGAGTTCCGTGAACCCTTTCTCATCTACGGCGAGTACTGCTCCTGCCTGCTGGGGGCCATCGACTATTTGGCGGATGTGTGCAAAAAGAACCAGATCATCGACCAGCTGGTGCAGAAGTGCGAACGGGACTACAATGTGGGCAAACTGCAGCTGCGGGACATCCTGTCGGTGCCCATGCAGCGCATTCTCAAGTACCACCTGCTGCTGGACAAGCTGGTGAAGGAGACGTCGCCGCTGCACGACGACTACCGATCGCTGGAGCGGGCCAAGGAGGCCATGATCGATGTGTCCCAGTATATCAACGAGGTGAAGCGCGACTCCGACCACTTGGTCATCATACAGAAGGTGAAGGACAGCATCTTCGATCTTCATCTGCTGCAGAATGGCAATGGGAGCGATCTGCTGCAATATGGCCGCCTGCTCCTCGACGGCGAGCTGCATATCAAGGCGCACGAGGATCAAAAGACCAAGCTGCGCTATGCTTTCGTCTTCGACAAAATCCTCATCATGGTGAAGGCGCTGCACATCAAGACGGGCGACATGCAGTACACGTACCGCGACTCCCACAACCTGGCCGACTATCGGGTGGAGCAGAGCCATTCGCGACGAACCCTAGGCCGGGATACGCGTTTTAAGTACCAGCTGCTTCTGGCCCGCAAGTCGGGCAAAACAGCCTTCACATTGTACCTCAAGTCGGAGCACGAGCGGGATAAGTGGCGCAAGGCCCTTACCGAGGCCAT GGAAAGCCTGGAACCGCCCGGCTGCAGGAGTACCGACCACAAAATGGAGATCTACACGTTCGACGCCCCGACCACGTGCCGCCACTGCTCCAAATTCCTCAAGGGACGCATCCACCAGGGCTATCGGTGCAAGGTGTGCCAGATCAGCGTGCACAAGGGCTGCATCTCGTCGACGGGTCGCTGCAAACAGAATCCGGTGAGCGTGCCGCCGCCCGTCTGCGATCGACAGCTGTCCGAGTTCAATTGGTTTGCGGGCAACATGGACCGGGAGACGGCGGCCCATCGGCTGGAGAACCGCCGCATAGGCACCTATCTGCTCCGCGTGCGTCCCCAGGGTCCATCCACGGCCCACGAGACGATGTATGCCCTCAGCCTGAA GACCGATGATCATGTGATCAAGCATATGAAAATCAACCAGGAGAACTCCGGCGACTCCATGCTCTACTGCCTGTCCTCGCGAAGGCATTTCAAGACCATTGTCGAGCTGGTTTCCTACTACGAACGCAACGATTTGGGGGAGAACTTTGCAGG GCTCAATCAGTCACTCCAGTGGCCCTACAAGGAGGTGATCGCCACCGCTCTCTATGATTACGAGCCGAAGGCTGGCAGCAATCAGCTGCAGCTGCGCACCGACTGCCAGGTGCTGGTCATTGGAAAGGACGGCGACAGCAAGGGCTGGTGGCGTGGCAAGATCGGCGACACG GTGGGCTACTTCCCCAAGGAGTACGTGCAGGAGCAGAAACTGGCCAGCGAAGAGCTTTGA
- the LOC119556161 gene encoding protein vav isoform X1, giving the protein MASSNSNSFGGVAGVNGDLWRECVAWLTRCKVIPPDHKAAQADAEIRILAMTLRDGVLLCNLVIHLDPSSMDPREFNRKPQMAQFLCSKNIKLFLDVCHNNFGIRDADLFEPTMLYDLTNFHRVLITLSKLSQCRKVQQLHPDLVGFNLQLSPSERSHSDEAIYKDLHSTDLNMRKTGSIDAASASSSAEYYDRTSQSGSLDENSDITIENGTEDIDDYIEDSLSNMCDSTIENDLEDAGVETPLLADCEAGSPVRELSFDLTLDVVGSTTDHSASNAVTPTPESYAAARCSAVEMPLADAASESIAATPGPPMGRLVSTSSSSSSLLVSESQRLQRAAAAVYNYRSSMACTEHEHEYAYIYSEDDEKVYEDLCYVTFQAKAKPETASSTSFEQRDYVIRELIDTESNYLDVLTALKTKFMGPLERHLNQDELRVIFPRIRELADIHTRFLDKLRESLTPNAKLKMAQVFLEFREPFLIYGEYCSCLLGAIDYLADVCKKNQIIDQLVQKCERDYNVGKLQLRDILSVPMQRILKYHLLLDKLVKETSPLHDDYRSLERAKEAMIDVSQYINEVKRDSDHLVIIQKVKDSIFDLHLLQNGNGSDLLQYGRLLLDGELHIKAHEDQKTKLRYAFVFDKILIMVKALHIKTGDMQYTYRDSHNLADYRVEQSHSRRTLGRDTRFKYQLLLARKSGKTAFTLYLKSEHERDKWRKALTEAMESLEPPGCRSTDHKMEIYTFDAPTTCRHCSKFLKGRIHQGYRCKVCQISVHKGCISSTGRCKQNPVSVPPPVCDRQLSEFNWFAGNMDRETAAHRLENRRIGTYLLRVRPQGPSTAHETMYALSLKTDDHVIKHMKINQENSGDSMLYCLSSRRHFKTIVELVSYYERNDLGENFAGLNQSLQWPYKEVIATALYDYEPKAGSNQLQLRTDCQVLVIGKDGDSKGWWRGKIGDTVGYFPKEYVQEQKLASEEL; this is encoded by the exons AtggccagcagcaacagcaacagtttcgggggcgtggcaggcgTGAACGGGGATCTGTGGCGCGAATGCGTCGCCTGGCTAACCAGGTGCAAGGTCATCCCGCCCGACCACAAGGCCGCCCAGGCGGACGCCGAGATCCGCATCCTGGCGATGACGCTGCGCGACGGCGTGCTGCTCTGCAACCTGGTCATCCACCTGGACCCCAGCAGCATGGACCCGCGCGAGTTCAATCGCAAGCCGCAAATGGCACAG TTCCTGTGCAGCAAGAACATCAAGCTCTTCCTGGACGTGTGCCACAACAACTTTGGGATCCGCGACGCCGATCTCTTCGAGCCGACGATGCTGTACGACCTGACCAACTTCCACCGCGTCCTCATCACGCTCTCCAAGCTGTCGCAGTGCCGCAAGGTGCAGCAATTGCACCCGGATCTTGT GGGCTTCAACCTGCAGCTGTCGCCCAGTGAGCGTTCCCATTCGGACGAGGCCATCTACAAGGACCTGCATTCCAC GGATCTGAACATGCGGAAGACGGGCAGCATCGACGCCGCCTCTGCCTCCTCGTCGGCGGAATACTACGACCGAACCTCGCAGAGCGGATCGCTGGACGAGAACAGCGACATCACCATCGAGAACGGCACCGAGGACATTGATGACTACATCGAGGACTCGCTGTCCAACATGTGCGACTCGACCATCGAGAACGACCTGGAGGATGCGGGCGTGGAGACGCCCCTGCTGGCCGATTGCGAGGCAGGCAGCCCCGTGCGGGAACTCTCCTTTGATCTCACCCTGGATGTGGTGGGCTCGACCACGGATCATTCCGCCTCCAATGCGGTCACACCCACACCGGAATCCTATGCCGCCGCCCGGTGCAGTGCAGTGGAAATGCCCTTGGCCGACGCTGCATCTGAGTCTATTGCGGCCACACCAGGGCCACCCATGGGACGACTGGTGTCCACCTCGTCCTCCTCGTCGTCGCTGTTGGTCAGCGAGAGCCAGCGCCTGCAGAGGGCGGCCGCCGCCGTCTACAACTACCGATCCTCGATGGCATGCACCGAGCACGAGCACGAGTACGCCTACATCTACAGCGAGGATGACGAGAAGGTCTACGAGGACCTGTGCTACGTCACCTTCCAGGCGAAGGCCAAACCCGAG ACCGCCTCGTCGACGAGCTTCGAGCAGCGCGACTATGTCATCCGGGAGCTGATCGACACGGAATCCAACTACCTGGACGTGCTCACGGCGCTGAAGACTAAGTTCATGGGACCGCTGGAGCGGCATCTCAATCAGGACGAGCTGCGTGTCATATTCCCGCGCATCAGA GAGCTGGCCGACATCCACACAAGGTTCCTGGACAAACTGCGGGAATCCCTGACGCCCAATGCCAAACTGAAGATGGCCCAGGTGTTCCTCGAGTTCCGTGAACCCTTTCTCATCTACGGCGAGTACTGCTCCTGCCTGCTGGGGGCCATCGACTATTTGGCGGATGTGTGCAAAAAGAACCAGATCATCGACCAGCTGGTGCAGAAGTGCGAACGGGACTACAATGTGGGCAAACTGCAGCTGCGGGACATCCTGTCGGTGCCCATGCAGCGCATTCTCAAGTACCACCTGCTGCTGGACAAGCTGGTGAAGGAGACGTCGCCGCTGCACGACGACTACCGATCGCTGGAGCGGGCCAAGGAGGCCATGATCGATGTGTCCCAGTATATCAACGAGGTGAAGCGCGACTCCGACCACTTGGTCATCATACAGAAGGTGAAGGACAGCATCTTCGATCTTCATCTGCTGCAGAATGGCAATGGGAGCGATCTGCTGCAATATGGCCGCCTGCTCCTCGACGGCGAGCTGCATATCAAGGCGCACGAGGATCAAAAGACCAAGCTGCGCTATGCTTTCGTCTTCGACAAAATCCTCATCATGGTGAAGGCGCTGCACATCAAGACGGGCGACATGCAGTACACGTACCGCGACTCCCACAACCTGGCCGACTATCGGGTGGAGCAGAGCCATTCGCGACGAACCCTAGGCCGGGATACGCGTTTTAAGTACCAGCTGCTTCTGGCCCGCAAGTCGGGCAAAACAGCCTTCACATTGTACCTCAAGTCGGAGCACGAGCGGGATAAGTGGCGCAAGGCCCTTACCGAGGCCAT GGAAAGCCTGGAACCGCCCGGCTGCAGGAGTACCGACCACAAAATGGAGATCTACACGTTCGACGCCCCGACCACGTGCCGCCACTGCTCCAAATTCCTCAAGGGACGCATCCACCAGGGCTATCGGTGCAAGGTGTGCCAGATCAGCGTGCACAAGGGCTGCATCTCGTCGACGGGTCGCTGCAAACAGAATCCGGTGAGCGTGCCGCCGCCCGTCTGCGATCGACAGCTGTCCGAGTTCAATTGGTTTGCGGGCAACATGGACCGGGAGACGGCGGCCCATCGGCTGGAGAACCGCCGCATAGGCACCTATCTGCTCCGCGTGCGTCCCCAGGGTCCATCCACGGCCCACGAGACGATGTATGCCCTCAGCCTGAA GACCGATGATCATGTGATCAAGCATATGAAAATCAACCAGGAGAACTCCGGCGACTCCATGCTCTACTGCCTGTCCTCGCGAAGGCATTTCAAGACCATTGTCGAGCTGGTTTCCTACTACGAACGCAACGATTTGGGGGAGAACTTTGCAGG GCTCAATCAGTCACTCCAGTGGCCCTACAAGGAGGTGATCGCCACCGCTCTCTATGATTACGAGCCGAAGGCTGGCAGCAATCAGCTGCAGCTGCGCACCGACTGCCAGGTGCTGGTCATTGGAAAGGACGGCGACAGCAAGGGCTGGTGGCGTGGCAAGATCGGCGACACG GTGGGCTACTTCCCCAAGGAGTACGTGCAGGAGCAGAAACTGGCCAGCGAAGAGCTTTGA
- the LOC119557357 gene encoding myb-like protein V — MLLPELLLLGLAVSLADSYDRSVNYWEAFAPGKLLQRLDALTVSDVDQSKVARLPEMMQPVLAATNQAQAKADEDVDLDVDVEAEAEADTADEDDVDSHSAEASHEGFSGEDYERNYEQFVKEYFDRAADNHDLDHDDDEDLEEETQAEATNVKDQRCRRVKRKDGQLCEICRQLKNNEVSETCSYSHDDQPEQYAYGSGTQFKRYRNDPAEKKEKDGQEGAAEPVAPSSLCVRRQQENSVCYECKDSKGQKIERCYDVQARKAKTSKKKKASSSSSSSSTPTASHKRKPRSQQSQQSEQEQRIYKRTISYSYAQGTDQQQEEQPPPDGTTTDLPVPRQRRRRLVKITRRRGPVRVQ, encoded by the coding sequence ATGCTGCTGCCGGAGCTGCTGCTACTCGGCTTGGCCGTCTCCCTGGCGGATAGTTACGACCGGAGTGTCAACTACTGGGAAGCCTTTGCGCCCGGCAAGCTGCTCCAGCGTCTGGACGCGCTCACCGTCAGCGATGTGGATCAATCGAAGGTGGCCAGGCTGCCTGAGATGATGCAACCCGTCCTGGCAGCCACCAATCAAGCGCAGGCTAAGGCGGATGAGGATGTGGACTTGGATGTGGATGTCGAGGCTGAGGCTGAGGCGGATACGGCCGACGAGGACGACGTGGACAGTCACAGTGCGGAGGCCAGCCACGAGGGATTCTCCGGCGAGGATTACGAGCGCAACTACGAGCAGTTCGTCAAGGAGTACTTCGATCGGGCTGCCGACAACCACGATCTCGACcacgacgacgacgaggatCTGGAGGAGGAGACACAGGCGGAGGCCACCAATGTCAAGGACCAGCGCTGTCGACGGGTCAAGCGGAAGGATGGCCAGCTGTGCGAGATCTGCCGCCAGTTGAAGAACAACGAGGTGTCGGAGACGTGCAGCTACTCGCATGACGATCAGCCGGAGCAGTATGCTTATGGCAGTGGCACCCAGTTCAAGCGCTACCGCAACGATCCCGCCGAGAAGAAGGAGAAGGATGGACAAGAAGGGGCGGCTGAGCCGGTGGCACCCAGCAGCCTGTGCGTTCGCCGCCAGCAGGAGAACAGTGTGTGCTACGAGTGCAAGGACAGCAAGGGCCAGAAGATCGAGCGCTGCTACGATGTCCAGGCCCGCAAGGCCAAGACAAGCAAGAAGAAGAAGGcgtcgtcctcgtcctcgtcctcgtcaACTCCCACCGCTTCACACAAACGGAAGCCGCGTTCCCAGCAGTCCCAGCAGTCGGAGCAGGAGCAGCGCATCTACAAGCGCACCATCAGCTACAGCTATGCCCAGGGCACGGATCAGCAGCAGGAGGAGCAGCCTCCTCCAGATGGAACAACAACGGATCTGCCGGTTCCCCGCCAACGTCGCCGGCGGCTGGTGAAGATTACTCGCCGACGCGGACCGGTCCGAGTCCAATGA
- the LOC119556162 gene encoding uncharacterized protein LOC119556162 encodes MDHHTYAKSGSKKWTADEKRDLVAQRIAADELFSRYSPKHAEPWKKFKDMAKIGDFSEIALRKQWFSMVQRYRIHKANTLGAPLTKQSIEELNKEWEFFGPIHAYMNQKTADLHSYALKEPNVEPPNNNLAIASVYSCDESQLSPLMLGVLNDHNFGERSPPNEGGGGGDTDDMDESASPCHRSNSNKDSHIPSNNDELDKLLAEATMRKDAESSGGGGVDGEDVCMLQLGSTTCHEVECGPVMIGGEVSLSNSRYNDFEESAMPATTVVKTEQLEQQQSDPAVAKMARKRRRKVLSEKDKYYRHRRHYEQRMEKRLMGLCTVVGQLLKQFAPHMDVQPLLALGSDMVLNSPTPSSSDESGNENEAEEQEVEEQELGIDADGIGSLGV; translated from the exons ATGGACCACCACACGTACGCCAAGAGCGGATCCAAAAAGT GGACCGCGGATGAGAAACGCGACTTGGTGGCGCAACGGATTGCCGCGGATGAGCTATTCTCCAGATATTCACCGAAACACGCGGAGCCATGGAA GAAATTCAAGGACATGGCCAAGATCGGCGACTTCAGCGAGATAGCGCTGCGCAAGCAATGGTTTTCCATGGTGCAGCGCTACCGCATCCACAAGGCCAACACGCTGGGCGCCCCGCTGACCAAGCAGAGCATCGAGGAGCTGAACAAGGAGTGGGAGTTCTTCGGCCCCATCCACGCCTACATGAACCAGAAGACCGCCGACCTGCACTCGTACGCGCTCAAGGAGCCGAATGTGGAGCCACCCAACAACAATCTGGCCATCGCCAGTGTCTACTCCTGCGACGAGTCCCAGCTCTCGCCCCTCATGCTGGGCGTCCTCAATGACCACAACTTTGGCGAACGCTCGCCGCCCAACgagggcggcggcggcggtgaCACCGATGACATGGACGAGTCCGCGTCGCCCTGCCATCGGAGTAATAGCAACAAAGACAGCCACATACCCAGCAACAACGATGAACTGGACAAGCTGCTGGCCGAGGCCACCATGCGCAAGGATGCGGagagcagcggcggcggcggcgttgATGGCGAGGATGTGTGCATGCTCCAGCTGGGCAGCACCACCTGCCACGAGGTGGAGTGCGGTCCAGTGATGATCGGGGGCGAGGTGTCGCTCTCCAACAGTCGGTACAACGACTTCGAGGAGTCGGCGATGCCCGCAACAACGGTGGTGAAGACCGAGCAGCTGGAGCAGCAGCAGAGCGATCCGGCGGTGGCCAAGATGGCCAGGAAACGCCGCCGCAAGGTGCTCAGCGAGAAGGACAAGTATTACAG GCACCGCCGTCACTACGAGCAGCGGATGGAGAAGCGTCTGATGGGTCTGTGCACCGTGGTGGGTCAGCTGCTGAAGCAGTTTGCGCCCCACATGGATGTCCAGCCTCTTTTGGCTCTGGGCAGCGACATGGTCCTCAATTCGCCGACACCCAGTAGCAGTGATGAGAGCGGGAACGAAAACGAGGCGGAGGAGCAGGAAGTGGAGGAACAGGAGCTGGGAATCGATGCGGATGGCATCGGATCACTCGGAGTTTAA
- the LOC119556161 gene encoding protein vav isoform X3 has protein sequence MASSNSNSFGGVAGVNGDLWRECVAWLTRCKVIPPDHKAAQADAEIRILAMTLRDGVLLCNLVIHLDPSSMDPREFNRKPQMAQFLCSKNIKLFLDVCHNNFGIRDADLFEPTMLYDLTNFHRVLITLSKLSQCRKVQQLHPDLVGFNLQLSPSERSHSDEAIYKDLHSTDLNMRKTGSIDAASASSSAEYYDRTSQSGSLDENSDITIENGTEDIDDYIEDSLSNMCDSTIENDLEDAGVETPLLADCEAGSPVRELSFDLTLDVVGSTTDHSASNAVTPTPESYAAARCSAVEMPLADAASESIAATPGPPMGRLVSTSSSSSSLLVSESQRLQRAAAAVYNYRSSMACTEHEHEYAYIYSEDDEKVYEDLCYVTFQAKAKPEVTTDNIACNGTGYDHTNTKEEEVYQDLCALHRTSRSQTASSTSFEQRDYVIRELIDTESNYLDVLTALKTKFMGPLERHLNQDELRVIFPRIRELADIHTRFLDKLRESLTPNAKLKMAQVFLEFREPFLIYGEYCSCLLGAIDYLADVCKKNQIIDQLVQKCERDYNVGKLQLRDILSVPMQRILKYHLLLDKLVKETSPLHDDYRSLERAKEAMIDVSQYINEVKRDSDHLVIIQKVKDSIFDLHLLQNGNGSDLLQYGRLLLDGELHIKAHEDQKTKLRYAFVFDKILIMVKALHIKTGDMQYTYRDSHNLADYRVEQSHSRRTLGRDTRFKYQLLLARKSGKTAFTLYLKSEHERDKWRKALTEAMESLEPPGCRSTDHKMEIYTFDAPTTCRHCSKFLKGRIHQGYRCKVCQISVHKGCISSTGRCKQNPVSVPPPVCDRQLSEFNWFAGNMDRETAAHRLENRRIGTYLLRVRPQGPSTAHETMYALSLKTDDHVIKHMKINQENSGDSMLYCLSSRRHFKTIVELVSYYERNDLGENFAGLNQSLQWPYKEVIATALYDYEPKAGSNQLQLRTDCQVLVIGKDGDSKGWWRGKIGDTVGYFPKEYVQEQKLASEEL, from the exons AtggccagcagcaacagcaacagtttcgggggcgtggcaggcgTGAACGGGGATCTGTGGCGCGAATGCGTCGCCTGGCTAACCAGGTGCAAGGTCATCCCGCCCGACCACAAGGCCGCCCAGGCGGACGCCGAGATCCGCATCCTGGCGATGACGCTGCGCGACGGCGTGCTGCTCTGCAACCTGGTCATCCACCTGGACCCCAGCAGCATGGACCCGCGCGAGTTCAATCGCAAGCCGCAAATGGCACAG TTCCTGTGCAGCAAGAACATCAAGCTCTTCCTGGACGTGTGCCACAACAACTTTGGGATCCGCGACGCCGATCTCTTCGAGCCGACGATGCTGTACGACCTGACCAACTTCCACCGCGTCCTCATCACGCTCTCCAAGCTGTCGCAGTGCCGCAAGGTGCAGCAATTGCACCCGGATCTTGT GGGCTTCAACCTGCAGCTGTCGCCCAGTGAGCGTTCCCATTCGGACGAGGCCATCTACAAGGACCTGCATTCCAC GGATCTGAACATGCGGAAGACGGGCAGCATCGACGCCGCCTCTGCCTCCTCGTCGGCGGAATACTACGACCGAACCTCGCAGAGCGGATCGCTGGACGAGAACAGCGACATCACCATCGAGAACGGCACCGAGGACATTGATGACTACATCGAGGACTCGCTGTCCAACATGTGCGACTCGACCATCGAGAACGACCTGGAGGATGCGGGCGTGGAGACGCCCCTGCTGGCCGATTGCGAGGCAGGCAGCCCCGTGCGGGAACTCTCCTTTGATCTCACCCTGGATGTGGTGGGCTCGACCACGGATCATTCCGCCTCCAATGCGGTCACACCCACACCGGAATCCTATGCCGCCGCCCGGTGCAGTGCAGTGGAAATGCCCTTGGCCGACGCTGCATCTGAGTCTATTGCGGCCACACCAGGGCCACCCATGGGACGACTGGTGTCCACCTCGTCCTCCTCGTCGTCGCTGTTGGTCAGCGAGAGCCAGCGCCTGCAGAGGGCGGCCGCCGCCGTCTACAACTACCGATCCTCGATGGCATGCACCGAGCACGAGCACGAGTACGCCTACATCTACAGCGAGGATGACGAGAAGGTCTACGAGGACCTGTGCTACGTCACCTTCCAGGCGAAGGCCAAACCCGAGGT TACCACCGACAATATTGCATGCAATGGAACCGGTTACGACCACACCAACACAAAAGAAGAGGAGGTGTACCAAGATCTGTGCGCGCTGCACAGGACGAGTAGAAGCCAG ACCGCCTCGTCGACGAGCTTCGAGCAGCGCGACTATGTCATCCGGGAGCTGATCGACACGGAATCCAACTACCTGGACGTGCTCACGGCGCTGAAGACTAAGTTCATGGGACCGCTGGAGCGGCATCTCAATCAGGACGAGCTGCGTGTCATATTCCCGCGCATCAGA GAGCTGGCCGACATCCACACAAGGTTCCTGGACAAACTGCGGGAATCCCTGACGCCCAATGCCAAACTGAAGATGGCCCAGGTGTTCCTCGAGTTCCGTGAACCCTTTCTCATCTACGGCGAGTACTGCTCCTGCCTGCTGGGGGCCATCGACTATTTGGCGGATGTGTGCAAAAAGAACCAGATCATCGACCAGCTGGTGCAGAAGTGCGAACGGGACTACAATGTGGGCAAACTGCAGCTGCGGGACATCCTGTCGGTGCCCATGCAGCGCATTCTCAAGTACCACCTGCTGCTGGACAAGCTGGTGAAGGAGACGTCGCCGCTGCACGACGACTACCGATCGCTGGAGCGGGCCAAGGAGGCCATGATCGATGTGTCCCAGTATATCAACGAGGTGAAGCGCGACTCCGACCACTTGGTCATCATACAGAAGGTGAAGGACAGCATCTTCGATCTTCATCTGCTGCAGAATGGCAATGGGAGCGATCTGCTGCAATATGGCCGCCTGCTCCTCGACGGCGAGCTGCATATCAAGGCGCACGAGGATCAAAAGACCAAGCTGCGCTATGCTTTCGTCTTCGACAAAATCCTCATCATGGTGAAGGCGCTGCACATCAAGACGGGCGACATGCAGTACACGTACCGCGACTCCCACAACCTGGCCGACTATCGGGTGGAGCAGAGCCATTCGCGACGAACCCTAGGCCGGGATACGCGTTTTAAGTACCAGCTGCTTCTGGCCCGCAAGTCGGGCAAAACAGCCTTCACATTGTACCTCAAGTCGGAGCACGAGCGGGATAAGTGGCGCAAGGCCCTTACCGAGGCCAT GGAAAGCCTGGAACCGCCCGGCTGCAGGAGTACCGACCACAAAATGGAGATCTACACGTTCGACGCCCCGACCACGTGCCGCCACTGCTCCAAATTCCTCAAGGGACGCATCCACCAGGGCTATCGGTGCAAGGTGTGCCAGATCAGCGTGCACAAGGGCTGCATCTCGTCGACGGGTCGCTGCAAACAGAATCCGGTGAGCGTGCCGCCGCCCGTCTGCGATCGACAGCTGTCCGAGTTCAATTGGTTTGCGGGCAACATGGACCGGGAGACGGCGGCCCATCGGCTGGAGAACCGCCGCATAGGCACCTATCTGCTCCGCGTGCGTCCCCAGGGTCCATCCACGGCCCACGAGACGATGTATGCCCTCAGCCTGAA GACCGATGATCATGTGATCAAGCATATGAAAATCAACCAGGAGAACTCCGGCGACTCCATGCTCTACTGCCTGTCCTCGCGAAGGCATTTCAAGACCATTGTCGAGCTGGTTTCCTACTACGAACGCAACGATTTGGGGGAGAACTTTGCAGG GCTCAATCAGTCACTCCAGTGGCCCTACAAGGAGGTGATCGCCACCGCTCTCTATGATTACGAGCCGAAGGCTGGCAGCAATCAGCTGCAGCTGCGCACCGACTGCCAGGTGCTGGTCATTGGAAAGGACGGCGACAGCAAGGGCTGGTGGCGTGGCAAGATCGGCGACACG GTGGGCTACTTCCCCAAGGAGTACGTGCAGGAGCAGAAACTGGCCAGCGAAGAGCTTTGA